In a single window of the Saccharothrix australiensis genome:
- a CDS encoding SRPBCC family protein → MATDTAALWSTPSDVEVAVTRTFDAPQHLVFDAFTKPEHIVHWMLGPDGWTMPVCEVDLRAGGRWRMVWRRADGTEMGMTGTYLEVTPHSRMVQTEAWGEGWAETVNTTEFIADGSRTTVVQTMKYPSKTDRDRAMESGMTDGADTSYDRLEKYLATNPTAA, encoded by the coding sequence ATGGCCACTGACACCGCCGCGCTGTGGAGCACGCCGTCCGACGTGGAGGTCGCGGTCACGCGGACGTTCGACGCGCCGCAGCACCTGGTCTTCGACGCGTTCACCAAGCCCGAGCACATCGTGCACTGGATGCTCGGCCCGGACGGCTGGACGATGCCCGTGTGCGAGGTGGACCTGCGGGCGGGCGGGCGGTGGCGCATGGTGTGGCGCCGGGCGGACGGCACGGAGATGGGGATGACCGGCACGTACCTGGAGGTGACGCCGCACTCGCGCATGGTGCAGACCGAGGCGTGGGGCGAGGGCTGGGCGGAGACGGTGAACACGACCGAGTTCATCGCGGACGGCTCGCGGACGACCGTCGTGCAGACCATGAAGTACCCGTCAAAAACCGACCGCGACCGGGCGATGGAAAGCGGCATGACGGACGGCGCGGACACCAGCTACGACCGGCTGGAGAAGTACCTGGCCACCAACCCGACCGCCGCGTAA
- a CDS encoding 5-(carboxyamino)imidazole ribonucleotide synthase, translated as MDSRTRLPVVGMVGGGQLARMTHQAAIPLGQSLRVLAESDSDPAALVARDVELGKHTDLDALRAFAKGCDVLTFDHEHVPQEHLKALVADGVKVHPAPAALEHAQDKLVMRVKLAELGLPVPPFSAVGDVADVVRFGAEHGWPCVLKAVRGGYDGRGVWMLNTPESARRAVPELLAAGTPLMVEQCVPMRRELAALVARSPFGQGAAWPVVQTVQREGICVEVLAPAPDAPGEQVQELALRVADELGVVGLLAVELFETASGLVVNELAMRPHNSGHWTIEGARTSQFEQHLRAVLDYPLGATDLVAPAVVMANVLGAADAPELGPDERLHHLFARFPDAHVHLYGKTERPGRKIGHVTVLGERMAEVRERARLAAHWLSDGVWLDGYDIHGGQQ; from the coding sequence GTGGACTCCCGTACTCGTCTCCCCGTCGTCGGCATGGTCGGCGGTGGCCAGTTGGCCCGCATGACGCACCAGGCGGCGATCCCGCTGGGCCAGTCGCTGCGCGTGCTCGCCGAGTCCGACTCCGACCCCGCCGCCCTCGTCGCGCGGGACGTGGAGCTGGGCAAGCACACCGACCTCGACGCGTTGCGGGCGTTCGCCAAGGGCTGTGACGTGCTGACGTTCGACCACGAGCACGTGCCGCAGGAGCACCTGAAGGCGCTGGTCGCGGACGGGGTCAAGGTGCACCCCGCCCCGGCGGCCCTGGAGCACGCGCAGGACAAGCTGGTCATGCGCGTCAAGCTCGCCGAGCTGGGCCTGCCGGTGCCGCCGTTCAGCGCGGTGGGGGACGTGGCGGACGTGGTGCGGTTCGGCGCCGAGCACGGGTGGCCGTGCGTGCTCAAGGCCGTGCGCGGCGGGTACGACGGGCGGGGCGTCTGGATGCTCAACACCCCGGAGAGCGCCCGGCGCGCGGTGCCCGAGCTGCTGGCCGCCGGCACGCCGCTGATGGTGGAGCAGTGCGTCCCGATGCGGCGGGAGCTGGCCGCGCTCGTGGCGCGGTCGCCGTTCGGGCAGGGCGCGGCCTGGCCGGTCGTGCAGACCGTCCAGCGGGAGGGCATCTGCGTCGAGGTCCTCGCGCCCGCGCCCGACGCCCCCGGTGAGCAGGTGCAGGAACTGGCGCTGCGGGTCGCGGACGAGCTGGGCGTCGTGGGCCTGCTCGCCGTCGAGCTGTTCGAGACCGCGTCCGGGCTCGTCGTGAACGAGCTGGCGATGCGCCCGCACAACTCGGGCCACTGGACCATCGAGGGCGCGCGGACGTCCCAGTTCGAGCAGCACCTGCGGGCCGTGCTGGACTACCCGCTCGGCGCGACCGACCTCGTCGCGCCCGCCGTGGTGATGGCGAACGTGCTGGGCGCGGCGGACGCGCCCGAGCTGGGGCCGGACGAGCGGCTGCACCACCTGTTCGCCCGGTTCCCCGACGCGCACGTGCACCTGTACGGCAAGACCGAGCGGCCGGGTCGCAAGATCGGCCACGTGACGGTGCTCGGTGAGCGGATGGCCGAGGTGCGCGAGCGGGCCCGGCTCGCGGCGCACTGGCTGTCCGACGGAGTGTGGCTCGACGGGTACGACATCCACGGAGGACAGCAGTGA
- a CDS encoding GGDEF domain-containing protein: MGVREAAADGAGNPVVARRCGADVRALRSRWRTASLAAGWSYPADWPLEEVDEVCAVVLAGADAGHELYRLGAARAEAGAGLAETLLDLAALHAVLAEPVGSAGIVSPNVDAIPARMLRTTALGWGDVMSAQAASCAADNPLTGLATGAYLRTRLREVYAEARTSGRRDHVLVFVSLDLGRTTGWSRVVAMTLLADALREVFDSGQTIASVGPSVAAVLLKPDANLHRSVVNLRLLAADRLAVDPHVASTGPVEVWLEPLPATYEEVGELLCRYSVDGGIGR, from the coding sequence GTGGGTGTTCGGGAAGCGGCGGCGGACGGCGCGGGCAATCCGGTGGTGGCGCGTCGGTGCGGCGCGGACGTGCGTGCCCTCAGGTCCCGGTGGCGCACGGCGAGCCTGGCGGCCGGGTGGTCGTACCCGGCGGACTGGCCGCTGGAGGAGGTCGACGAGGTCTGCGCGGTGGTGCTCGCGGGTGCGGACGCGGGCCACGAGCTGTACCGGCTGGGCGCCGCGCGGGCGGAGGCGGGCGCGGGGCTGGCCGAGACGCTGCTGGACCTGGCCGCGCTGCACGCGGTGCTGGCCGAGCCGGTCGGCTCGGCCGGGATCGTGTCGCCGAACGTCGACGCCATCCCGGCCCGGATGCTGCGGACGACCGCGCTGGGCTGGGGCGACGTGATGAGCGCGCAGGCGGCGAGCTGCGCCGCGGACAACCCGTTGACCGGGTTGGCGACCGGCGCGTACCTGCGGACCAGGCTGCGCGAGGTGTACGCGGAGGCGCGGACGTCCGGCCGCCGGGACCACGTGCTGGTGTTCGTGTCGCTGGACCTGGGCCGCACGACCGGCTGGTCCCGCGTGGTCGCGATGACGCTGCTGGCGGACGCGTTGCGGGAGGTGTTCGACTCGGGCCAGACGATCGCTTCGGTGGGCCCTTCGGTGGCCGCGGTGCTGCTGAAGCCCGACGCGAACCTGCACCGGTCGGTCGTGAACCTCCGCCTGCTGGCGGCGGACCGGCTCGCGGTCGACCCGCACGTGGCGTCCACGGGGCCGGTGGAGGTCTGGCTGGAGCCGCTGCCGGCCACGTACGAGGAGGTTGGCGAGTTGCTTTGCCGTTACTCGGTGGATGGGGGGATTGGGCGGTAG
- a CDS encoding GntR family transcriptional regulator, protein MEFRIDRSSGLPAYLQLVRQVREALRLGWLEPGDRLPTVRDAVRSGGVNANTVLKAYRELELSGLVEARQGAGTFVKTGLGSTDPGVMAELRERLADWVREARAAGLDAEDVDALVRSVLANVDGGQPPGGPGSAGPAGEQTTEGEGVAVR, encoded by the coding sequence GTGGAGTTCCGCATCGACCGGTCCAGCGGCCTCCCCGCGTACCTCCAGCTCGTGCGGCAGGTCCGGGAGGCCCTGCGGTTGGGCTGGTTGGAGCCGGGGGACCGGCTGCCCACCGTGCGCGACGCGGTCCGCAGCGGCGGCGTCAACGCGAACACCGTGCTCAAGGCGTATCGCGAACTCGAACTGTCCGGCCTGGTCGAAGCGCGCCAGGGCGCGGGCACGTTCGTGAAGACCGGCCTCGGGTCGACCGACCCCGGTGTGATGGCGGAGCTGCGGGAGCGGCTCGCCGACTGGGTGCGGGAAGCGCGGGCGGCCGGCCTGGACGCGGAGGACGTGGACGCGCTGGTGCGGTCCGTGCTGGCCAACGTCGACGGTGGTCAACCGCCGGGCGGACCGGGAAGCGCCGGCCCAGCCGGCGAACAGACGACCGAGGGAGAAGGGGTGGCGGTCCGATGA
- a CDS encoding GtrA family protein gives MSVVENFVHRLPEPLRSLALRHRELVKFAVVGGTCFVIDTAIFVTLKTTILVEKPVTAKVVATLVATIVSYVLNREWSFRTRGGRERHHEAALFFLVNGVGIGLNSLPLGVSRYLLHLQEPHLSRFGEEVADFVSAQIIGTLIGMAFRWYGYKKWVFPEADARPRAKKSYDS, from the coding sequence GTGTCCGTAGTCGAGAACTTCGTCCATCGCCTGCCCGAACCGCTCCGGTCGCTGGCCCTGCGGCACCGGGAACTGGTCAAGTTCGCGGTGGTCGGCGGCACGTGCTTCGTGATCGACACGGCGATCTTCGTGACGCTGAAGACGACGATCCTGGTCGAGAAGCCGGTGACGGCGAAGGTCGTCGCGACGCTCGTGGCCACCATCGTGTCGTACGTGCTCAACCGCGAGTGGTCGTTCCGCACGCGCGGCGGGCGGGAGCGGCACCACGAGGCGGCGCTGTTCTTCCTCGTCAACGGCGTGGGGATCGGCCTCAACTCCCTGCCGCTCGGCGTGTCGCGGTACCTGCTGCACCTCCAGGAGCCGCACCTGAGCCGGTTCGGGGAGGAGGTCGCGGACTTCGTCAGCGCCCAGATCATCGGCACGCTGATCGGGATGGCGTTCCGCTGGTACGGGTACAAGAAGTGGGTGTTCCCGGAAGCCGACGCGCGGCCACGGGCGAAGAAGTCCTACGACTCCTGA
- a CDS encoding GtrA family protein produces the protein MPVVRRIFSGLPEPVRFLINKHRELIRFAVVGGTTFVIDNGIWYALKLTVLQDKVVTAKAIAVLVAVIASYVLSREWSFHTRGGRERHHEAALFFLVSGMGIGVNLLPLYASRHVLDLHSEVADFVSGSVIGMLLATAFKYWSMRKFVFPEAGARPSVRTLRVVPEQRDVA, from the coding sequence CTGCCAGTCGTGCGCAGGATCTTCAGCGGGCTACCCGAACCGGTGCGCTTCTTGATCAACAAGCACCGCGAGCTGATCAGGTTCGCCGTCGTCGGCGGCACCACGTTCGTCATCGACAACGGCATCTGGTACGCCCTGAAGCTGACCGTCCTCCAGGACAAGGTGGTCACGGCCAAGGCGATCGCCGTGCTGGTCGCCGTGATCGCGTCCTACGTGCTCAGCCGCGAGTGGTCGTTCCACACCAGGGGCGGCCGGGAGCGCCACCACGAGGCGGCGCTGTTCTTCCTCGTCAGCGGCATGGGCATCGGCGTGAACCTGCTGCCGCTGTACGCCTCGCGGCACGTGCTGGACCTGCACAGCGAGGTGGCCGACTTCGTCAGCGGCTCGGTGATCGGGATGCTGCTCGCGACCGCGTTCAAGTACTGGTCGATGCGCAAGTTCGTGTTCCCGGAGGCGGGCGCGCGGCCGTCCGTGCGCACGCTGCGGGTCGTGCCCGAGCAGCGCGACGTGGCCTGA
- a CDS encoding ABC transporter permease: protein MTATTTAPVSTPPRRRTGVGWGDLAWLTWRQHRWQLGGLGAAVAVVALSCLIIAWTINATGTALHGFLGLGGFGGAIQLASLLPVAFGGVIAVFWAAPLLAREYEQKTYVVVWSQDLTPTRWLVGKVVLLGVPAVGLAAALGSAVLTAQHAMNSVTGGHPAYRAFEDEHFEAMPLLQIGYAAFGFALGLAFSAVTRRTVLSMAVTLGAFVATRFAVAKFWRPHYQAPERVLWPFGTRDQGSSDRIDDGVMYVKSGYTDAAGNPVEYPLECNVRSAGPDNGFDTCMREHGVVNTYLDYQPVDRVVPFQLIETALFVIAAAALLVLAFRLGLPRSPRRTTPTT from the coding sequence ATGACCGCCACCACCACCGCACCGGTGTCCACCCCGCCGCGGCGGCGGACCGGGGTCGGCTGGGGCGACCTGGCCTGGCTGACCTGGCGGCAGCACCGGTGGCAGCTCGGCGGCCTCGGCGCGGCCGTCGCCGTCGTGGCGCTGTCCTGCCTGATCATCGCGTGGACCATCAACGCCACCGGTACGGCACTGCACGGCTTCCTCGGCCTCGGCGGGTTCGGCGGGGCGATCCAGCTGGCCTCGCTCCTCCCGGTCGCGTTCGGCGGTGTCATCGCGGTGTTCTGGGCGGCCCCGCTGCTGGCCCGCGAGTACGAGCAGAAGACCTACGTCGTGGTGTGGAGCCAGGACCTCACGCCCACCCGGTGGCTGGTGGGCAAGGTGGTCCTGCTCGGCGTGCCCGCGGTGGGACTGGCGGCGGCCCTGGGGTCGGCCGTGCTGACCGCGCAGCACGCGATGAACTCGGTGACCGGCGGTCACCCGGCGTACCGGGCGTTCGAGGACGAGCACTTCGAGGCCATGCCGCTCCTACAGATCGGGTACGCGGCGTTCGGTTTCGCGCTCGGCCTGGCGTTCAGCGCGGTCACGCGGCGGACCGTCCTCTCGATGGCGGTGACCCTCGGCGCGTTCGTCGCGACGCGGTTCGCGGTGGCGAAGTTCTGGCGGCCCCACTACCAGGCGCCGGAGCGCGTGCTCTGGCCGTTCGGCACGCGCGACCAGGGCAGTTCCGACCGCATCGACGACGGGGTGATGTACGTCAAGTCGGGTTACACGGACGCGGCCGGCAACCCGGTCGAGTACCCGCTGGAGTGCAACGTGCGGTCGGCCGGTCCCGACAACGGCTTCGATACCTGCATGCGGGAGCACGGCGTGGTCAACACCTACCTCGACTACCAGCCGGTGGACCGGGTGGTGCCCTTCCAGCTCATCGAGACCGCCCTGTTCGTCATCGCAGCGGCAGCCCTACTGGTACTGGCGTTCAGGCTCGGCCTACCCCGCTCACCCCGCCGAACCACCCCCACCACCTGA
- a CDS encoding ATP-binding cassette domain-containing protein, whose protein sequence is MTTTVEEPVDTAAAVRARGLGKRYRTKWALRDCTFELPAGKVAALVGANGAGKTTLMSVLAGLLAADEGAVGTAGRVAFVSQEKPVYRNFTADDVLRMGAHLNLLWDRQRAVRWLERFEVPLDRACGKLSGGQQAQVAFALAIGSRPDVLMLDEPLANLDPLARREVTGELLAEVAETGMTVLLSTHVVAELGGVADHLLLLAHGRLLAGGDLDDLLAQHVSYTGPRSEAPPVVGEVVEARHRGGQSTFLVKLPEGQSRPVVAGHWAERPVTLEDYVLAQLAATRKGIGA, encoded by the coding sequence ATGACCACTACCGTCGAGGAGCCCGTCGACACCGCCGCCGCGGTGCGCGCGCGGGGCCTGGGCAAGCGCTACCGCACCAAGTGGGCGCTGCGGGACTGCACGTTCGAGCTGCCCGCCGGGAAGGTCGCGGCGCTGGTCGGCGCGAACGGCGCGGGCAAGACGACCCTGATGAGCGTGCTCGCGGGCCTGCTCGCGGCCGACGAGGGCGCGGTGGGCACCGCCGGGCGGGTCGCGTTCGTGTCCCAGGAGAAGCCGGTGTACCGGAACTTCACCGCCGACGACGTGCTGCGCATGGGCGCGCACCTCAACCTCCTGTGGGACCGGCAGCGGGCGGTGCGCTGGCTGGAGCGGTTCGAGGTCCCGCTGGACCGGGCGTGCGGCAAGCTGTCCGGCGGCCAGCAGGCGCAGGTGGCGTTCGCGCTGGCCATCGGCTCCCGCCCGGACGTGCTCATGCTGGACGAGCCGCTGGCCAACCTCGACCCGCTGGCCCGCCGCGAGGTGACCGGCGAGCTGCTCGCCGAGGTCGCGGAGACCGGCATGACCGTCCTGCTGTCCACGCACGTGGTCGCCGAGCTGGGCGGCGTCGCGGACCACCTGCTGCTGCTCGCGCACGGCAGGCTGCTGGCCGGCGGCGACCTGGACGACCTGCTCGCGCAGCACGTCAGCTACACCGGGCCGCGGTCCGAGGCGCCGCCCGTCGTCGGCGAGGTCGTGGAGGCCCGCCACCGAGGCGGCCAGTCGACGTTCCTCGTCAAGCTGCCCGAGGGGCAGTCCCGGCCGGTGGTCGCCGGCCACTGGGCCGAACGGCCCGTGACCCTGGAGGACTACGTGCTCGCGCAGCTCGCGGCAACCCGGAAGGGGATCGGCGCATGA
- a CDS encoding acyl-CoA dehydrogenase yields the protein MDPSFGTYQLAEEHEALREAVRSLADKEIAPHAAEVDEQERFPVEALNALVKAGFGAVHVPEAYDGQGADSVATCIVIEEVARVCASSSLIPAVNKLGTMPILLSASEDLKRQVLPSIASGEAMASYALSEREAGSDTASMRTRARLDGDHWVLNGTKCWITNAGESTWYTVMAVTDPDAPKKSQGISAFVVHKDDPGFVVGSKERKLGIKGSPTREIHFENCAIPADRIIGEPGTGLKTALRTLDHTRPTIGAQAVGIAQGALEAAIAYVKDRKQFGKSISEFQGVQFMLADMAMKIEAARHMVYVAAAKAERGEPNIGFITAAAKCFASDVAMEVTTDAVQLFGGAGYTRDFPVERMMRDAKITQIYEGTNQIQRVVMSRALLKG from the coding sequence GTGGACCCGAGTTTCGGTACCTACCAGCTCGCGGAGGAGCACGAGGCGCTGCGCGAGGCGGTCCGGTCGCTCGCCGACAAGGAGATCGCCCCGCACGCGGCCGAGGTCGACGAGCAGGAGCGCTTCCCGGTCGAGGCGCTGAACGCGCTGGTCAAGGCCGGTTTCGGTGCCGTGCACGTGCCGGAGGCGTACGACGGCCAGGGCGCCGACTCGGTGGCCACGTGCATCGTGATCGAGGAGGTGGCGCGCGTCTGCGCGTCGTCGTCCCTGATCCCGGCCGTGAACAAGCTCGGCACCATGCCGATCCTGCTGTCCGCGTCGGAGGACCTGAAGCGGCAGGTGCTGCCGTCCATCGCGTCGGGCGAGGCGATGGCGTCCTACGCGCTGTCCGAGCGCGAGGCGGGCTCCGACACGGCGTCGATGCGCACGCGGGCGCGGCTCGACGGCGACCACTGGGTGCTGAACGGCACGAAGTGCTGGATCACCAACGCCGGCGAGTCGACCTGGTACACCGTCATGGCGGTGACCGACCCGGACGCGCCGAAGAAGTCGCAGGGCATCTCGGCGTTCGTGGTGCACAAGGACGATCCGGGGTTCGTCGTGGGCTCGAAGGAGCGCAAGCTCGGCATCAAGGGCTCGCCCACGCGGGAGATCCACTTCGAGAACTGCGCCATCCCCGCGGACCGCATCATCGGCGAGCCGGGCACCGGCCTGAAGACGGCGCTGCGCACGCTCGACCACACCCGCCCGACGATCGGGGCGCAGGCGGTGGGCATCGCGCAGGGCGCGCTGGAGGCCGCGATCGCGTACGTGAAGGACCGCAAGCAGTTCGGCAAGTCCATCTCCGAGTTCCAGGGCGTGCAGTTCATGCTCGCGGACATGGCGATGAAGATCGAGGCGGCCCGCCACATGGTGTACGTGGCGGCGGCGAAGGCGGAGCGCGGTGAGCCGAACATCGGGTTCATCACGGCGGCGGCGAAGTGCTTCGCGTCGGACGTGGCGATGGAGGTGACGACGGACGCCGTGCAGCTGTTCGGCGGCGCCGGCTACACCCGCGACTTCCCGGTGGAGCGCATGATGCGGGACGCCAAGATCACCCAGATCTACGAGGGCACGAACCAGATCCAGCGCGTCGTGATGTCGCGCGCCCTGCTCAAGGGCTGA
- the purE gene encoding 5-(carboxyamino)imidazole ribonucleotide mutase codes for MGSDSDWPVMKAATEALAEFDVPFEVSVVSAHRTPQRMLDYAASAAGRGLQVIIAGAGGAAHLPGMVASATVLPVIGVPVPLKYLDGMDSLLSIVQMPAGVPVATVSVGGARNAGLLAVRVLAAADAALRTRMAEFQASLERLVLEKDEALRASL; via the coding sequence ATGGGCAGCGACTCGGACTGGCCGGTGATGAAGGCCGCCACCGAGGCGCTGGCCGAGTTCGACGTCCCGTTCGAGGTCAGCGTGGTGTCCGCGCACCGGACGCCGCAGCGGATGCTCGACTACGCGGCGTCGGCCGCCGGGCGCGGGCTCCAGGTGATCATCGCAGGCGCGGGCGGCGCCGCGCACCTGCCGGGCATGGTGGCGTCGGCGACCGTGCTGCCGGTGATCGGCGTGCCGGTGCCGCTGAAGTACCTGGACGGCATGGACTCGCTGCTGTCGATCGTGCAGATGCCGGCGGGCGTGCCGGTGGCGACGGTGTCCGTGGGCGGCGCGCGGAACGCGGGCCTGCTGGCGGTCCGCGTCCTGGCGGCGGCGGACGCGGCGCTGCGGACGCGGATGGCCGAGTTCCAGGCGTCGCTGGAGCGCCTGGTGCTGGAGAAGGACGAAGCGCTGCGGGCGTCGCTCTAG
- a CDS encoding sigma-70 family RNA polymerase sigma factor, with product MATVPADVQGPSDAELIDSVRGGATDAYGQLYERHVGAAYNLARQLARSSAEADDLVSDAFAKVLDTLRAGRGPDSAFRAYLLTALRHTAYDKTRRDRRVDLADDVTAVAGATEATSVPFRDTAVAGLERSLAARAFARLPERWQTVLWHTEIEGQSPAEVAPLLGLTANGVSALAYRAREGLRQAYLQVHLAETTADRCRATVDRLGAWTRGGLSKRETTQVETHLDECADCRGLAAELADVNGALRGFIAPLVLGTGAAGYLATTASAAKAATAAAVGAGAGAGGAANAAGSVPRQLFGAAVSAAVLVIAVTIGLASGGEQETPVARSVPPPATSATRSPQPSVPPLPSPPTQDPPATTTEPPATTTQAPTTTPVPTTTPAPTTTPAPTTSASPGPTPTPSPEPEPEPEPEPEPPVLVPTVPSGFTLTPDSPPVDLPITVRNTGGTASEPATAALTLPPGVRSVGPAASLTGLGLLRLDGAADRTVDCPAGGGAITCAAPGGIPPGGSVTFRFRLRADHDATTGLITGTVSAGSAISVGIRVDVAIRPADDDLDLQVRKGHHGHWDPRLDIKATNTGGRAGRLELVVESDRHVVLVALRPDCHRTRHRVVCAEHLDRGEAFRLSVWALGLPFGGGTVTVTATLGSASRTVEVPVHPHPGHGDTPERPAAPGAPTTTSPPATTAPATTAPATTPPTAPPPAGDPSPGDPTEPGEPGRTTDPGPPPDPTQPGSPQPGPPTGTTEPGAPPTTTPPPRTAEPPPATEPPPARPGPPCAPLPPWWPPGQRDQLPPGTCPTPW from the coding sequence GTGGCGACCGTTCCTGCTGACGTCCAGGGACCGAGCGACGCGGAGCTGATCGACTCCGTGCGCGGCGGGGCGACCGACGCCTACGGCCAGCTCTACGAACGCCACGTGGGAGCGGCCTACAACCTGGCCCGCCAGCTCGCGCGGTCGTCCGCCGAGGCCGACGACCTGGTGTCCGACGCGTTCGCGAAGGTGCTGGACACGCTCCGGGCCGGCCGCGGGCCGGACTCGGCGTTCCGCGCCTACCTGCTGACCGCGTTGCGGCACACCGCGTACGACAAGACCCGGCGGGACCGGAGGGTCGACCTCGCCGACGACGTCACCGCCGTGGCCGGCGCGACCGAGGCGACGTCCGTGCCGTTCCGGGACACCGCCGTGGCCGGCCTGGAGCGGTCGCTGGCCGCGCGGGCGTTCGCCCGGCTGCCCGAGCGCTGGCAGACCGTGCTGTGGCACACCGAGATCGAGGGCCAGTCGCCCGCCGAGGTCGCGCCCCTGCTCGGGCTGACCGCGAACGGCGTGTCCGCGCTGGCCTACCGCGCCCGCGAGGGCCTGCGCCAGGCGTACCTCCAGGTGCACCTGGCCGAGACCACCGCGGACCGCTGCCGCGCCACCGTGGACCGGCTGGGCGCGTGGACCCGCGGCGGGCTGTCCAAGCGCGAGACCACCCAGGTCGAGACGCACCTGGACGAGTGCGCGGACTGCCGCGGGCTGGCCGCCGAGCTGGCCGACGTGAACGGCGCGCTGCGCGGGTTCATCGCACCGCTGGTGCTGGGCACCGGCGCGGCGGGCTACCTGGCGACGACGGCGTCCGCCGCGAAGGCCGCCACGGCCGCCGCCGTCGGGGCGGGCGCGGGGGCAGGTGGCGCGGCGAACGCGGCGGGTTCCGTGCCTCGGCAGCTCTTCGGCGCGGCGGTCTCGGCGGCGGTGCTGGTGATCGCCGTGACGATCGGGCTGGCGTCCGGCGGCGAGCAGGAGACGCCCGTCGCGCGGAGCGTGCCGCCACCGGCGACGAGCGCGACCCGGTCACCGCAGCCGTCGGTGCCGCCGCTGCCGTCGCCGCCGACGCAGGACCCGCCGGCCACGACGACCGAACCCCCGGCGACCACCACGCAGGCGCCCACGACCACACCCGTGCCGACGACCACACCGGCGCCGACGACCACGCCCGCACCGACGACCAGCGCGTCACCGGGACCGACACCCACCCCTTCACCCGAACCGGAGCCGGAGCCCGAACCGGAACCCGAGCCGCCGGTGCTGGTGCCCACGGTGCCCAGCGGGTTCACGCTGACACCCGACTCACCGCCGGTCGACCTGCCGATCACCGTGCGCAACACCGGCGGGACTGCCTCGGAGCCCGCCACCGCGGCCCTGACGCTGCCGCCGGGCGTCCGGTCGGTCGGGCCGGCCGCGTCGCTGACGGGCCTCGGGCTGCTGCGGCTCGACGGGGCGGCCGACCGGACCGTGGACTGCCCGGCGGGCGGCGGCGCGATCACCTGCGCCGCGCCGGGCGGCATCCCGCCCGGCGGGTCGGTGACCTTCCGGTTCCGCCTGCGCGCCGACCACGACGCGACCACCGGGCTGATCACCGGCACGGTCAGCGCGGGCTCCGCGATCTCCGTCGGCATCCGGGTGGACGTGGCGATCCGGCCCGCCGACGACGACCTCGACCTCCAGGTCCGCAAGGGCCACCACGGGCACTGGGACCCGCGCCTCGACATCAAGGCCACCAACACCGGCGGCCGGGCGGGCAGGCTGGAGCTCGTGGTCGAGTCCGACCGCCACGTGGTGCTCGTCGCCCTGCGCCCGGACTGCCACCGGACGCGGCACCGGGTCGTCTGCGCCGAGCACCTCGACCGCGGTGAGGCGTTCCGCCTGTCGGTGTGGGCGCTGGGGCTGCCGTTCGGGGGCGGCACCGTGACCGTCACGGCGACCCTCGGCTCGGCGTCGAGGACCGTCGAGGTGCCCGTCCACCCGCACCCCGGCCACGGCGACACCCCGGAGCGGCCCGCCGCGCCCGGCGCGCCGACGACCACCAGCCCACCGGCCACCACCGCACCGGCCACCACCGCACCGGCCACCACCCCGCCGACCGCGCCACCGCCCGCCGGGGACCCCTCGCCCGGCGACCCGACGGAGCCCGGCGAACCCGGTCGGACCACCGATCCCGGCCCGCCGCCCGACCCGACCCAACCCGGCTCGCCCCAGCCCGGCCCGCCCACCGGCACGACCGAGCCCGGCGCGCCGCCCACGACGACGCCACCGCCGCGGACCGCCGAGCCGCCGCCCGCCACCGAGCCGCCGCCCGCGCGCCCGGGGCCGCCGTGCGCACCGCTGCCGCCGTGGTGGCCGCCCGGACAGCGGGACCAACTGCCGCCGGGCACGTGCCCGACCCCTTGGTGA